The following proteins are co-located in the Candidatus Methylomirabilota bacterium genome:
- the fabD gene encoding ACP S-malonyltransferase gives MTGERSLAFCFPGQGSQAVGMGRDFHDASSRARALFEEAGGALGFDLARLCFDGPEASLQLTTNAQPAILTVSVAAAAVLAERGVTPRIVAGHSLGEYSALVVAEALTFADAVRLVRRRGEFMQEAVPVGTGAMAAILGLDLPVVEAICREAAGDDVVDIANVNSPVQVVVAGHRSAVERAVALAASRGGKRSVLLPVSAPFHCRLMAPAAERLVRALEEVAVAAPRLPVVRNVDAGLTKSAEEVRPFLVRQVTAPVRWTDCVGRMAAEGATMFLEVGPGRVLTGLLKRIDGTLAGLAVEDPAALDRASAALGAPS, from the coding sequence GTGACGGGTGAGCGCTCGCTGGCATTCTGCTTTCCGGGTCAGGGCTCTCAGGCCGTCGGCATGGGCCGGGACTTCCACGATGCTTCGTCGCGGGCGCGGGCGCTGTTCGAGGAGGCCGGTGGCGCCCTCGGGTTCGATCTCGCCCGGCTCTGCTTCGACGGCCCCGAGGCCAGCCTCCAGCTGACCACCAACGCCCAGCCGGCCATCCTCACGGTCAGCGTGGCGGCTGCGGCCGTCCTCGCCGAGCGGGGCGTCACTCCCCGGATCGTGGCCGGCCACAGCCTCGGCGAGTACTCGGCGCTCGTGGTGGCGGAGGCCCTGACCTTCGCCGACGCGGTGCGGCTCGTACGCCGGCGCGGAGAGTTCATGCAGGAGGCGGTCCCGGTGGGGACGGGGGCGATGGCGGCGATCCTCGGGCTGGACCTCCCCGTCGTCGAGGCGATCTGCCGGGAGGCCGCGGGCGATGATGTGGTCGACATCGCCAACGTCAACTCGCCGGTGCAGGTCGTGGTCGCGGGACACCGGAGCGCCGTCGAGCGGGCGGTCGCCCTGGCGGCCAGCCGGGGCGGGAAGCGGAGCGTGCTCCTGCCGGTCAGCGCGCCGTTCCATTGCCGGCTCATGGCCCCGGCGGCCGAGCGGCTGGTCCGGGCGCTCGAGGAGGTTGCCGTCGCCGCGCCGCGGCTTCCGGTCGTGCGGAACGTGGATGCCGGCCTCACCAAGAGCGCCGAAGAGGTGCGACCCTTTCTCGTGCGGCAGGTGACGGCGCCGGTCCGGTGGACCGACTGCGTGGGGCGGATGGCGGCCGAGGGCGCCACCATGTTCCTCGAAGTCGGTCCCGGGCGGGTGCTGACCGGCTTGCTCAAGCGCATCGACGGAACGCTGGCGGGCCTGGCGGTGGAGGATCCGGCGGCTCTGGACAGGGCCAGCGCAGCCCTGGGCGCGCCGAGCTGA